The following proteins come from a genomic window of Candidatus Thiodiazotropha sp. CDECU1:
- a CDS encoding cation:proton antiporter domain-containing protein has protein sequence MTFAAWAIILGVLLIAMVLSGTLLKRLPLSTAMLYLAAGFILGPAGWGVLTLNPLNHAAFLERATEVAVLISLFSVGLKLGLPLSNRHWLLPLRLAFVSMTLTVALIAVTGALLLDLPLGAAVLLGAILAPTDPVLASAVQVKSSGDRDRLRFSLTGEGGLNDGTAFPFVMLGLGLLGLHNLGSGGFALAGD, from the coding sequence ATGACTTTCGCGGCTTGGGCTATTATCCTCGGTGTGTTACTGATCGCCATGGTATTATCGGGTACGCTGCTGAAAAGGTTACCCCTGAGTACCGCCATGCTTTATTTGGCGGCCGGATTCATCCTGGGCCCAGCCGGATGGGGAGTATTGACGCTCAATCCTCTGAACCACGCCGCCTTCCTGGAACGGGCGACCGAGGTAGCGGTGCTAATCTCGCTGTTTTCAGTTGGCCTGAAGCTGGGTCTGCCTCTGTCGAACCGGCACTGGCTGTTGCCGCTACGCCTTGCCTTTGTCTCAATGACCCTCACCGTTGCGCTGATAGCAGTGACTGGCGCTCTGCTACTCGACCTTCCACTAGGTGCGGCCGTTCTGCTAGGCGCGATTCTCGCGCCCACCGACCCGGTGCTGGCATCGGCCGTCCAGGTCAAATCGTCGGGTGATCGCGACCGCCTGCGCTTTAGCCTGACCGGCGAAGGTGGACTTAACGACGGTACTGCGTTTCCCTTCGTGATGCTGGGTTTGGGTCTGCTGGGTCTACACAACCTTGGATCCGGGGGATTTGCGTTGGCTGGCGATTGA
- a CDS encoding cation:proton antiporter domain-containing protein: MRWLAIDVVWATTGGLLIGGVLGAFIGKLVVYLRTRHQESVGLDEFLALGLIALAYGVAVLAHAYGFLAVFAAGLALQRVKEQSGVIHVFNTKHPQGEVDNEPIAHAIHADHASAYMMQAVRGFNEQMERIGELAVVLLVGALLPFAHLPIAALGLLATLFLVIRPISVWLGLLGAPISGDQRFMMAWFGIRGIGSIYYLMYAINHGLPQPLVEPIVAITLAAVTVSIVLHGMSVRPIMHFYRKRKIPQAP, encoded by the coding sequence TTGCGTTGGCTGGCGATTGACGTGGTCTGGGCTACCACCGGTGGCCTCCTGATTGGTGGAGTTCTCGGTGCATTCATCGGCAAGCTGGTGGTCTATCTTAGGACCCGTCACCAGGAGTCCGTTGGACTGGACGAGTTTCTCGCCCTGGGGCTCATCGCCCTCGCCTATGGGGTCGCTGTGCTCGCCCACGCCTACGGTTTTCTAGCCGTATTCGCCGCGGGCCTGGCTCTACAACGGGTGAAGGAGCAATCCGGGGTGATTCATGTATTCAACACCAAACATCCACAAGGAGAGGTTGATAACGAACCCATCGCCCATGCCATCCATGCCGATCACGCCAGCGCCTACATGATGCAGGCAGTGCGAGGCTTCAACGAACAGATGGAGAGAATCGGCGAATTGGCCGTAGTGCTGCTGGTAGGAGCGCTGCTACCATTTGCCCATCTTCCTATCGCCGCATTGGGATTGTTGGCAACGCTGTTCCTGGTGATTCGCCCCATATCTGTATGGCTGGGCCTGCTCGGTGCGCCAATCTCAGGGGATCAGCGCTTCATGATGGCTTGGTTCGGCATCCGCGGCATCGGCTCGATCTACTACTTGATGTACGCCATTAATCATGGCCTGCCCCAACCCTTGGTGGAACCGATCGTCGCCATCACGCTGGCGGCGGTAACCGTCTCCATCGTGCTACACGGCATGTCCGTGCGGCCGATAATGCATTTCTACCGGAAACGGAAGATACCTCAGGCCCCGTAA
- the guaA gene encoding glutamine-hydrolyzing GMP synthase, with the protein MTTDIHAHRILILDFGSQYTQLIARRVREAGVYCEIYPYDNPDQGLAGVKPAGIILSGGPETVTANEAPAAPAEVFELGVPVLGICYGMQTMAAQLGGQVASSDRHEYGYAQVRARGHSQLLKDIEDHTSKEGYGLLDVWMSHGDRVESLPAGFKVICETENAPIAGIADESRHYYGLQFHPEVTHTRQGKRIVERFLFEICGCEVLWTPGKIIEDTISHVREQVGDKQVVLGLSGGVDSSVVAAMLHRAIGDQLTCVFVDNGLLRLNEGDQVMATFAEHMGVKVVRVDAEDRFLKALSGVADPEQKRKIIGNLFIDIFEEEAGKLDNVSFLAQGTIYPDVIESAGAKSGKAHVIKSHHNVGGLPEYMKLELVEPLRELFKDEVRKIGVELGLPYEMIYRHPFPGPGLGVRILGEVTKEYADLLRQADHIYIQELYKHNLYDEVSQAFAVFLPVKSVGVVGDARRYEYVVSLRAVKTVDFMTAKFAHLPFEFLEEVSRRIINEVTGISRVAYDISSKPPATIEWE; encoded by the coding sequence ATGACCACTGATATCCATGCGCATCGGATCCTGATCCTCGATTTCGGATCCCAATACACCCAATTGATTGCCCGCCGTGTACGTGAAGCGGGAGTCTATTGTGAGATCTATCCCTACGACAATCCCGATCAGGGGCTCGCCGGCGTGAAGCCGGCCGGGATTATCCTCTCCGGGGGGCCGGAGACGGTAACCGCCAATGAGGCACCGGCGGCGCCAGCAGAGGTATTCGAGCTCGGGGTACCGGTGTTGGGCATCTGCTATGGCATGCAGACCATGGCGGCGCAACTGGGTGGACAGGTGGCCTCATCGGACAGGCATGAGTACGGTTATGCCCAGGTGCGTGCCCGCGGACACTCCCAACTGCTCAAGGATATCGAAGACCATACCAGTAAAGAGGGGTATGGCTTGCTGGATGTGTGGATGAGCCACGGCGATCGTGTGGAGTCGCTTCCCGCGGGATTCAAGGTGATATGCGAAACGGAGAATGCCCCCATCGCCGGTATCGCCGATGAGTCACGACACTACTACGGTCTGCAGTTTCATCCCGAAGTCACCCATACCCGTCAGGGAAAACGTATCGTCGAGCGATTTCTGTTCGAGATCTGCGGCTGCGAGGTATTGTGGACGCCAGGCAAGATTATCGAGGATACGATCAGCCATGTACGTGAACAGGTCGGCGACAAACAGGTCGTGCTTGGCCTCTCCGGTGGTGTCGATTCCTCCGTGGTGGCGGCGATGCTGCATCGTGCCATCGGTGATCAGCTGACTTGCGTATTCGTGGATAACGGTCTGTTGCGCCTCAATGAGGGTGATCAGGTGATGGCAACCTTTGCCGAACACATGGGCGTCAAGGTGGTCCGGGTGGATGCGGAGGATCGTTTTCTCAAGGCCTTGAGCGGGGTTGCGGATCCGGAACAGAAGCGCAAGATTATCGGCAACCTGTTCATCGATATCTTCGAGGAGGAGGCAGGCAAGCTGGATAATGTCTCCTTTCTCGCCCAGGGCACCATCTATCCCGATGTGATCGAGTCGGCGGGTGCCAAGTCGGGCAAGGCCCACGTCATCAAGTCCCACCACAACGTGGGTGGGTTACCCGAGTATATGAAACTGGAGTTGGTGGAGCCCCTGCGCGAACTGTTCAAGGACGAGGTGCGCAAGATCGGCGTCGAGCTGGGCCTCCCCTACGAGATGATCTACCGCCACCCCTTTCCCGGCCCCGGCCTCGGGGTGCGTATTCTGGGTGAGGTCACCAAGGAGTATGCCGACCTGTTGCGTCAGGCCGACCACATCTACATCCAAGAGCTCTACAAGCACAATCTCTACGACGAGGTCAGCCAGGCCTTTGCCGTGTTCCTGCCGGTCAAGTCTGTCGGTGTGGTGGGTGATGCCCGTCGTTATGAATATGTGGTTTCCCTGCGCGCCGTCAAGACAGTGGACTTCATGACCGCCAAGTTTGCCCACCTGCCGTTCGAGTTTCTGGAAGAGGTATCGAGACGAATCATCAACGAAGTGACCGGTATCTCCCGGGTGGCCTACGATATATCCAGCAAGCCGCCTGCCACTATCGAGTGGGAGTGA
- the guaB gene encoding IMP dehydrogenase translates to MRVIEEALTFDDVLLVPAHSLVLPKDVDLRTKLTRGINLSIPLVSAAMDTVTESRFAIALALEGGIGIVHKNMTPEQQAAEVAKVKKYESGVIREPITVGPYVSIGEVVELTRARNISGVPVVDGQELVGIVTGRDLRFERKMDDPVRNIMTRKENLVTVKEGASRDEVLQLLHKHRIEKVLVVDDDFALRGMITAKDIQKAKDYPGACRDEHERLRVGAAVGVGAGTEERVDALVKAGVDVVVVDTAHGHSQGVLDRVAWVKKRYPDVQVIGGNIATGEAAKDLVKAGADAVKVGIGPGSICTTRIVAGVGVPQVTAVTNVAKALQGTDVPLIADGGLRYSGDIAKVLAAGAYSVMIGGMFAGTDESPGEVEIYQGRSYKSYRGMGSLGAMSGKDGSSDRYFQETNEKEKLVPEGIEGRVPYKGPMVGVIYQVIGGIRSSMGYTGCANIDEMRTKPVFVRVTNAGVTESHVHDVAITKEAPNYRRD, encoded by the coding sequence ATGCGTGTAATCGAGGAAGCCCTCACATTCGACGATGTCCTACTGGTGCCGGCCCACTCTCTGGTACTCCCAAAAGATGTTGATCTGCGGACCAAGCTGACCCGCGGGATCAATCTAAGTATCCCCCTGGTCTCTGCTGCCATGGACACGGTGACTGAATCCAGATTCGCCATCGCGCTGGCCCTGGAGGGGGGCATAGGTATAGTCCATAAGAACATGACCCCGGAGCAGCAGGCCGCTGAGGTAGCCAAGGTTAAAAAATATGAGAGCGGTGTCATTCGTGAACCGATCACGGTTGGGCCCTATGTGAGTATCGGTGAGGTGGTTGAACTCACCCGGGCGAGAAATATCTCCGGTGTGCCGGTGGTGGATGGCCAGGAGTTGGTCGGCATAGTCACGGGCAGGGATCTGCGATTCGAGCGAAAGATGGATGATCCGGTACGTAATATTATGACCAGGAAGGAGAACCTGGTTACTGTCAAGGAGGGTGCGAGTCGCGACGAGGTATTGCAACTACTGCACAAACACCGCATCGAGAAGGTGCTGGTGGTGGATGACGATTTTGCCCTGCGCGGCATGATTACCGCAAAGGATATTCAGAAGGCCAAGGACTACCCTGGCGCTTGTCGCGATGAGCATGAGCGTCTCCGGGTGGGTGCCGCTGTGGGTGTCGGGGCCGGTACGGAGGAGCGGGTGGATGCACTGGTCAAGGCCGGTGTCGATGTGGTGGTTGTGGATACCGCCCATGGCCACTCCCAGGGTGTCCTGGATCGGGTTGCCTGGGTGAAGAAACGCTATCCCGATGTACAGGTGATCGGCGGTAATATCGCCACAGGCGAGGCGGCCAAGGACCTGGTCAAGGCCGGCGCGGATGCGGTCAAGGTGGGGATCGGTCCCGGTTCCATCTGTACCACGCGCATCGTTGCCGGTGTGGGTGTGCCACAGGTGACTGCGGTAACCAATGTGGCCAAGGCATTGCAGGGGACTGACGTGCCCTTGATCGCCGACGGTGGCTTGCGGTATTCCGGGGATATAGCCAAGGTGCTGGCCGCAGGTGCCTACTCGGTAATGATCGGTGGTATGTTCGCCGGCACCGATGAGTCCCCGGGCGAGGTGGAGATCTATCAGGGTCGCTCCTATAAATCCTATCGGGGTATGGGTTCCCTGGGCGCCATGTCCGGAAAGGACGGTTCCAGTGACCGCTACTTCCAGGAGACCAACGAGAAAGAGAAGTTGGTACCTGAGGGTATCGAGGGTCGGGTACCCTATAAGGGACCTATGGTGGGTGTCATCTATCAGGTGATCGGCGGTATCCGCTCCAGCATGGGTTATACCGGTTGTGCCAATATCGACGAGATGCGCACCAAGCCGGTATTCGTGCGGGTCACCAATGCGGGCGTCACCGAATCCCATGTGCACGACGTCGCCATCACCAAAGAAGCCCCCAACTATCGGCGCGATTGA
- a CDS encoding EAL domain-containing protein, translated as MRRRVVSQIGRYLLLFLLLLADVVQSDQSASQLKVGIYNNPPLVTTNQSGNPGGLFIEILEEIASQEGWKLHYIAGTWSDNLQRLSTGKIDLLPAIAINPARQQRFIFTEQSLVSNWAQIFVPEESSIQSLPDLDGKRIAVLRDDVYITGENGFEALCESFLIVCDLIEYDTYDRVLRAVAQGNADAGLVNRLFGATRGHIYPAIASPIVLMPQDIRLAISPKSPTAAFIRKRLDHHLAIMKIDDLSVYHENLRTLFGPDTRTKEKAPRWVLRTLLISGLVIVALLVVAQILSLKHSRKSQKLISQAAQYHQFFNGVAIALCEGDSSRALIKLQQLIDSGVEDIRGHFDNHPQEIADYIRLIRVINANPATLRLFAVDSLYQLQHWLPESYTPDVLTALKEFLIASSEKKTSFTAEISMLAADGRRIQLIVAFPLSTTVDGARHIPVSIMDVSLQRETEKQLSLVIKGASLGFWDWNLITNELTVNNRWLEMLGLLPSDVNGNIEDWQSRLHPADRERIMPIVMQHIEVGIPYKVEFRMRHSDGHWIWIEGSGGAVEHEPSAQRPVRACGTHQEISERKRASETLHTLMQSMVGITGGDFFKHVAQELCHWFDADSANIGELIEGKRIKALAMIANNKVIDEFEYALTGTPCETVVKEGTKLYTRGVQDLFPDDEDLVLLKVQGYAGTSIRDLTGKIIGIVWVTSSKPLYMEPEWAEVMDIIAARISAEIERMRAMDKLEHQASFDILTELPNRRLLIDRLSQAKARCMRHNHRGAVLFMDLDHFKTINDSLGHNIGDMLLQEVANRLTQQIRDEDTASRLGGDEFVVLFSELSGDPQLAAQQAQQGAQKILKTISEPYTINDNELHITLSIGIVIFPMTIETADDILKFADTAMYRAKEAGRNTIRFFLPGMQQAAEEHLRLQHDLRLALKNNQLQLHFQPMLNSEEQIVSAEALLRWNHPHQGQIKPSTIIQVAEESGQILPLSEWSLRQALTLSNLWMQDSYSLRRISVNINAVHFHQVGFADQVKGILQETSFNPNQLTLEIHENTLIENLDEAIQKILALKKLGVRFCIDNFGIGYASITYLRQLPLDELKIDRSFIRDITTDPKDAKLVQTIITMAQQMEVDAIAIGVETEAQLQFLRDNGCKIFQGYYFDHPLPADTFESGLKKQTA; from the coding sequence ATGCGGAGAAGAGTTGTCAGCCAAATTGGAAGGTATCTCCTGCTCTTCTTGCTATTGCTGGCAGATGTCGTACAGTCGGACCAATCCGCCTCCCAGCTGAAGGTCGGCATCTACAACAACCCCCCGTTGGTCACTACCAACCAGAGCGGTAACCCGGGTGGTCTGTTTATAGAGATTCTTGAAGAGATCGCTTCCCAGGAGGGCTGGAAACTACACTATATTGCCGGCACCTGGAGTGATAACCTGCAGCGCCTCTCCACAGGCAAGATCGACCTGCTGCCCGCCATTGCAATCAATCCAGCCAGGCAACAACGATTTATATTTACCGAACAGAGCCTGGTGAGTAATTGGGCACAGATCTTCGTTCCGGAAGAGTCGTCTATCCAATCCTTACCTGACCTGGATGGCAAGCGAATCGCCGTCTTGCGTGATGACGTTTATATCACGGGTGAAAATGGATTCGAGGCACTTTGCGAATCCTTCCTCATTGTTTGTGATCTCATCGAGTATGACACCTATGACAGGGTATTGCGCGCTGTAGCCCAAGGTAATGCTGACGCCGGTCTGGTCAATCGCCTGTTTGGCGCCACCCGGGGCCATATCTACCCCGCGATTGCCAGTCCGATTGTGCTCATGCCACAGGATATACGCCTGGCCATCTCGCCAAAATCACCCACTGCCGCATTTATCCGGAAACGCCTGGATCACCATTTGGCGATCATGAAAATCGACGATCTCTCTGTCTATCATGAAAACCTGAGAACCCTGTTTGGGCCGGATACCCGGACCAAAGAGAAGGCACCGAGATGGGTGTTGCGGACACTGCTGATTAGCGGCTTGGTGATTGTCGCGCTATTGGTCGTGGCGCAGATTCTCAGCCTGAAACATAGCCGTAAGAGCCAAAAATTGATTTCCCAGGCAGCCCAATATCACCAGTTCTTCAACGGCGTTGCCATCGCCCTGTGTGAAGGCGACAGTTCCAGGGCGTTAATCAAGTTACAACAACTTATCGATTCAGGTGTCGAGGATATACGCGGCCATTTCGACAACCATCCGCAAGAGATCGCAGACTATATCCGGTTAATCCGGGTCATCAATGCCAATCCAGCCACCCTGCGACTATTTGCCGTCGACAGCCTGTACCAACTGCAACACTGGCTGCCGGAGAGCTACACCCCTGATGTCCTCACCGCACTCAAGGAGTTTCTGATCGCAAGCAGCGAAAAAAAAACCAGCTTCACCGCGGAAATCTCCATGCTCGCAGCCGATGGAAGGCGTATCCAGCTGATTGTTGCGTTTCCTCTCTCCACCACAGTGGATGGGGCACGCCATATTCCCGTCTCCATCATGGATGTGAGCCTGCAACGTGAGACCGAGAAACAGCTATCCCTGGTTATCAAAGGCGCATCATTGGGGTTTTGGGATTGGAACCTGATCACCAACGAGTTGACGGTAAATAACCGCTGGCTGGAGATGCTGGGACTGCTGCCAAGTGATGTGAATGGCAATATCGAGGATTGGCAAAGTCGTCTCCACCCCGCGGATCGTGAACGGATAATGCCTATTGTCATGCAGCATATCGAGGTTGGCATCCCCTACAAAGTAGAGTTTCGCATGCGCCACAGTGATGGCCACTGGATATGGATCGAGGGTTCAGGCGGTGCCGTCGAACATGAACCAAGCGCCCAGCGTCCGGTGCGTGCCTGCGGCACCCATCAGGAGATATCGGAGCGTAAACGGGCATCCGAAACCCTGCATACCCTGATGCAGAGCATGGTGGGGATCACCGGTGGCGACTTCTTCAAACATGTGGCACAGGAACTCTGCCACTGGTTCGATGCCGATAGCGCCAATATCGGCGAGTTGATCGAAGGCAAGCGTATCAAGGCCCTGGCTATGATCGCCAATAACAAGGTCATCGATGAATTTGAGTATGCGCTTACAGGAACGCCCTGCGAAACCGTGGTCAAGGAAGGTACAAAGCTCTACACACGCGGGGTGCAGGACCTGTTTCCCGATGATGAGGATTTGGTGCTGCTGAAGGTCCAGGGCTATGCCGGCACCTCCATCAGGGATCTCACGGGCAAGATTATCGGCATCGTCTGGGTCACTTCGAGCAAGCCCCTCTACATGGAACCTGAGTGGGCGGAGGTCATGGACATTATCGCCGCTCGCATCAGTGCCGAGATCGAACGCATGCGCGCCATGGACAAGCTGGAACATCAGGCCTCGTTCGATATCCTCACCGAATTGCCCAACAGACGCTTGCTGATAGATCGCCTCAGCCAGGCAAAGGCGCGCTGCATGCGACACAACCACCGTGGCGCAGTCCTGTTCATGGACCTTGACCATTTCAAAACCATCAACGACTCCTTGGGACACAATATTGGAGATATGCTGCTGCAGGAGGTGGCGAACAGATTGACACAACAGATTCGCGATGAAGATACCGCGTCCAGACTGGGTGGTGACGAATTCGTGGTTTTATTCTCCGAGCTCAGCGGAGATCCGCAACTGGCGGCTCAACAGGCCCAACAGGGTGCACAGAAGATTCTGAAAACCATATCTGAGCCCTATACCATCAACGATAATGAACTCCACATCACCCTGAGTATCGGTATCGTGATCTTTCCAATGACGATTGAAACCGCCGACGATATCCTCAAGTTTGCCGATACCGCTATGTATCGCGCCAAAGAGGCCGGACGGAACACCATCCGCTTCTTCCTGCCTGGCATGCAGCAGGCCGCCGAGGAGCATCTGCGCCTGCAGCACGATCTTCGTCTGGCACTGAAAAACAACCAACTGCAGCTCCATTTTCAACCCATGCTCAACAGTGAGGAGCAGATAGTGAGTGCGGAGGCACTGTTGCGCTGGAACCATCCACACCAGGGTCAAATCAAACCCAGCACCATTATCCAGGTGGCTGAGGAGTCGGGACAGATCCTGCCGCTCAGTGAATGGAGCCTAAGACAGGCCCTGACCCTCAGTAACCTGTGGATGCAAGATTCCTATTCACTTAGACGCATATCTGTCAACATCAATGCGGTGCACTTTCATCAGGTCGGATTTGCCGATCAAGTTAAGGGTATCTTGCAGGAGACCTCATTCAATCCGAATCAGTTGACCCTGGAAATCCATGAAAACACCTTGATCGAAAACCTCGACGAAGCGATACAGAAGATCCTGGCCCTAAAAAAACTTGGGGTGAGATTCTGTATCGACAACTTTGGGATCGGTTATGCCTCGATCACCTATTTAAGACAGCTTCCCCTTGACGAACTGAAGATCGATCGCAGCTTCATAAGGGATATCACCACCGATCCCAAGGATGCCAAACTGGTGCAGACCATCATCACCATGGCCCAGCAGATGGAGGTGGATGCAATCGCCATAGGTGTCGAGACTGAGGCTCAATTGCAATTTCTTCGTGACAACGGCTGCAAGATATTTCAAGGTTACTACTTTGACCATCCGTTGCCAGCGGATACCTTTGAATCCGGCCTGAAGAAACAGACAGCTTGA